The following proteins are co-located in the Mesorhizobium sp. M1E.F.Ca.ET.045.02.1.1 genome:
- a CDS encoding sugar ABC transporter permease, with translation MKSRTRIPTTPLLMILPSFLLAMSIIGYPILDLAWTSMQEVSRFGKMMGFVGLANFAEVFRDPLFYSSLVRTVIWTVAVVGGTLIISLPIAIMLNDDFYGRGLARVIVMLPWAISLTMTAVLWRWSLNGRAGLINATLMDFHIISEPIEWLATAPLAFTVEILVGILVSIPFTTTIFLGGLSSLPQDSYEAAVVDGAKPWDLFRYITLPLMKPFINIAIVLNVIYVFNSLPIIWVMTEGGPANGTDILVTYLYKLAFRFGQLGKASAISLIMFSVLFVFTIAYVLMVMRQEHDNTAEEVKHDA, from the coding sequence ATGAAATCGCGGACGCGCATACCGACGACACCCCTGTTGATGATCCTGCCGAGTTTTCTTCTGGCGATGTCGATCATCGGCTATCCGATTCTTGACCTCGCCTGGACGTCAATGCAGGAGGTCAGCCGCTTCGGAAAGATGATGGGCTTCGTCGGCTTGGCGAATTTCGCCGAAGTGTTTCGTGATCCGCTTTTCTATTCATCATTGGTGCGCACGGTGATCTGGACGGTCGCGGTGGTTGGCGGAACGCTGATCATATCACTGCCGATTGCGATAATGCTTAACGACGATTTCTATGGTCGGGGCCTTGCCCGCGTAATTGTCATGTTGCCCTGGGCGATTTCACTCACCATGACAGCTGTGCTCTGGCGCTGGAGCCTCAACGGTCGCGCCGGACTCATCAATGCGACGCTGATGGATTTCCACATCATCAGCGAGCCGATCGAGTGGCTCGCCACCGCTCCACTTGCCTTCACCGTCGAGATCCTTGTCGGTATCCTGGTCTCCATTCCATTCACAACGACGATCTTTCTCGGCGGCCTGTCCTCTTTGCCGCAGGATTCGTATGAGGCCGCGGTTGTGGACGGCGCCAAGCCCTGGGATTTGTTCCGCTACATCACGCTGCCGCTGATGAAGCCCTTCATCAATATCGCGATAGTGCTCAACGTCATCTATGTCTTCAATTCGCTTCCAATCATCTGGGTCATGACGGAAGGCGGGCCTGCCAACGGCACCGACATCCTGGTGACCTATCTCTACAAACTGGCTTTTCGCTTCGGCCAGCTCGGTAAAGCGTCTGCGATCTCGCTGATCATGTTCTCCGTCCTGTTCGTCTTCACCATCGCCTATGTGCTGATGGTGATGCGGCAGGAACACGACAACACTGCCGAGGAGGTGAAGCATGACGCCTAA
- a CDS encoding sugar ABC transporter substrate-binding protein, with amino-acid sequence MAWAGSPAYAKTQVNFTVAEYSSKTGPYFEEVAAAFEKENPDIHINIQVVPWDTLLQRLTTDIAGGQAPDISIIGTRWLVDFASQGIAEPVDSYLTPEFKSTFIDTFMAPSVIDGKTMGLPVAASARAMLVNTDLLDKAGAKAPANWDEFYTTAEKLKAVPDTFAFGLQGKEIETDAYFYYSLWTHGGDILKGDGTSGLDTPEALQAVTLYKKMIDEGLTQPSPTNYTREDVFNLFKQGKVGMVFTFPMLIPQIKAEAPNLKYKVLPFPEGKAKATYGVTDTLMLFSSSQVKKEAWKFIEFAYKDEWRTKFDHGEGFLPVTKNVAAEKYYSSDPDIAGFAAGLPYAKFAPTIANWEEIADTTVRALQQIYLGQAKPDEALKAAAADINKIRSK; translated from the coding sequence ATGGCTTGGGCGGGCAGCCCGGCTTATGCCAAAACGCAGGTCAACTTCACCGTGGCGGAGTATAGCTCCAAGACTGGCCCGTACTTTGAGGAAGTGGCGGCGGCCTTCGAGAAGGAGAATCCCGACATCCATATCAACATCCAGGTGGTTCCGTGGGACACGCTCCTGCAGCGGCTAACCACCGATATCGCCGGCGGCCAAGCCCCCGACATTTCGATCATCGGTACGCGCTGGCTGGTTGACTTCGCCTCCCAGGGCATCGCCGAACCGGTCGATTCCTACCTGACGCCAGAATTCAAGTCGACCTTCATCGACACTTTCATGGCGCCGTCCGTCATCGATGGCAAGACCATGGGGCTGCCGGTCGCCGCCTCTGCCCGCGCCATGCTGGTCAACACCGATCTGCTCGACAAGGCCGGCGCCAAGGCTCCCGCCAACTGGGACGAGTTCTATACGACTGCCGAGAAGCTCAAGGCTGTTCCCGACACCTTTGCCTTCGGTCTGCAGGGCAAGGAAATCGAGACCGACGCCTATTTCTACTACAGCCTTTGGACTCACGGCGGCGACATCCTGAAGGGTGATGGGACGTCGGGCCTCGACACCCCTGAGGCACTCCAGGCTGTGACATTGTACAAGAAGATGATCGACGAAGGACTGACCCAGCCTTCTCCGACCAACTACACCCGTGAAGACGTTTTCAACCTCTTCAAGCAAGGCAAGGTCGGGATGGTCTTCACCTTCCCGATGCTCATTCCTCAGATCAAAGCCGAGGCGCCGAACCTGAAGTACAAGGTCCTGCCTTTCCCGGAAGGCAAGGCCAAGGCGACCTACGGTGTGACCGACACGCTGATGCTCTTCTCTTCCTCGCAAGTGAAGAAGGAAGCCTGGAAGTTCATCGAGTTCGCGTACAAGGACGAATGGCGGACCAAGTTCGATCACGGCGAAGGCTTCCTGCCCGTAACGAAGAATGTCGCGGCCGAGAAATACTACAGCAGCGATCCTGATATTGCCGGCTTTGCAGCGGGTCTGCCCTATGCGAAGTTTGCTCCGACCATCGCGAATTGGGAAGAGATCGCCGACACGACAGTTCGCGCCTTGCAGCAGATCTATCTTGGCCAAGCCAAGCCTGACGAAGCGCTCAAGGCTGCCGCGGCCGATATCAACAAAATTCGCAGCAAGTAG
- a CDS encoding NAD(P)-dependent oxidoreductase: protein MEIDIDFAMPGVEAHALEIACGGKGRVVDKQAYRTKRVLSRGEGTLHLIGICYVGLHKNRTAAGTNDLADRLAPLGLVDFENRHCSALGDQLAGDRTPDPVARSRHDRNCPVMASHVSSPGRLVQAVALLNDQPLPAVNAVFQCRTGMAGSVFRIRLPIPWDRRVSSIGWPGEIRRRFGRRGRYRERSMKNIVVTGGSGKAGRAVCRGLVEHGYSVLNVDVQASRDPVCPFYKVDLNDLGQVIDALQWGGGKDHPFRKFRTPDAVVHLAAIPAPDLMPDDVIFRNNVVTTYNVFDAAIRVGVKRIVWASSETTLGLPFSPSNPPSYVPVDEDHPMRPESAYSLSKDLGEEMARQMQRWNPETTFIGLRLSNVMEPADYERFSSWQDDPHVREWNCWGYIDARDCAQAVRKALHVDLVGADHFIIANADTVMDQRSAELMKAIFPDVQFKREIKGRETLLSIDKARHVLGYEPEFNFGRI, encoded by the coding sequence ATGGAGATTGATATCGATTTCGCGATGCCAGGAGTGGAGGCTCATGCCCTTGAGATCGCCTGCGGCGGTAAAGGCCGCGTTGTTGACAAGCAGGCTTACCGGACCAAGCGCGTCCTCAGCCGCGGCGAAGGCACTCTCCACCTGATCGGCATTTGTTATGTCGGCCTTCACAAAAACCGCACGGCCGCCGGCACCAACGATCTGGCTGACCGTCTCGCTCCCCTTGGACTCGTCGATTTCGAGAACCGCCACTGCAGCGCCCTCGGCGACCAACTGGCTGGCGATAGAACGCCCGATCCCGTGGCCCGCTCCCGTCACGACCGCAATTGTCCCGTCATGGCGAGCCATGTCTCGTCCCCCGGTCGCCTGGTTCAGGCGGTTGCTCTTCTCAACGATCAACCACTACCGGCCGTTAATGCGGTCTTCCAATGCAGAACGGGCATGGCAGGATCAGTATTTCGCATTCGCCTACCGATACCCTGGGACCGTAGGGTGTCCTCGATTGGCTGGCCGGGTGAAATCCGCAGGAGGTTTGGCCGGCGTGGCAGATACAGGGAACGGTCAATGAAGAACATCGTCGTTACCGGCGGCAGCGGCAAGGCGGGCAGGGCAGTCTGTCGTGGTCTGGTGGAGCACGGTTACAGCGTCTTGAATGTTGACGTGCAGGCTTCACGGGATCCCGTCTGCCCGTTCTACAAAGTCGATCTCAATGATCTTGGCCAGGTGATAGACGCTTTGCAGTGGGGCGGCGGCAAGGATCACCCTTTCCGCAAGTTCCGCACGCCAGATGCTGTGGTGCATCTGGCGGCGATTCCGGCACCCGACCTGATGCCCGACGATGTCATTTTCCGCAACAATGTCGTGACAACCTATAATGTTTTTGACGCGGCCATCCGTGTAGGCGTCAAGCGGATCGTTTGGGCATCGAGCGAGACCACGCTGGGCCTGCCTTTCAGTCCGTCCAACCCGCCGTCCTACGTGCCGGTTGACGAAGACCATCCGATGCGGCCTGAAAGCGCCTATTCACTGTCGAAGGATCTTGGCGAGGAAATGGCCCGACAGATGCAGCGGTGGAACCCCGAGACGACCTTCATTGGGCTCAGGCTTTCCAACGTGATGGAGCCGGCGGATTACGAGCGCTTCTCGTCCTGGCAGGACGACCCGCATGTCAGGGAGTGGAACTGCTGGGGCTACATCGACGCGCGCGATTGTGCCCAGGCGGTGCGCAAGGCGCTGCATGTTGATCTTGTCGGCGCAGATCATTTCATCATCGCTAACGCCGACACCGTGATGGATCAACGAAGCGCTGAACTTATGAAAGCGATCTTTCCTGACGTACAATTCAAGCGCGAGATCAAGGGCCGCGAGACGTTGTTGTCGATAGATAAAGCGCGACATGTCCTCGGCTACGAGCCAGAGTTCAACTTCGGGCGAATCTAG
- a CDS encoding SDR family oxidoreductase gives MTAFVVTPSLPVVRTDNITWTIRQQKDPGVFEKLGRWYPLGRVAEPMDIAKAVSFLGSNDAAYISGVVLPVDGGMLAGMNVMIDEFILEA, from the coding sequence GTGACGGCATTCGTTGTAACGCCGTCTCTCCCGGTTGTGCGCACCGACAACATCACTTGGACCATTCGCCAGCAAAAGGACCCGGGCGTCTTCGAGAAACTTGGCCGTTGGTATCCGCTTGGCCGTGTCGCCGAGCCGATGGACATCGCCAAGGCTGTTTCCTTCTTAGGGTCCAATGATGCTGCGTATATTTCGGGAGTGGTCCTGCCGGTCGACGGCGGCATGCTGGCAGGCATGAACGTCATGATCGACGAATTCATCCTCGAAGCCTGA
- a CDS encoding ornithine cyclodeaminase family protein — translation MLVISETLARDLVAIEEALEAVEQTFSAMARGLARNYPVVREVVGYADAVFGVKTGADNSVPFLGLKAGGYWPHNLARGLTNHQSSTLLFDPDTGRASALVSANYLTGIRTGAASAIATKHLSRPDCESLGIIGTGTQSVYQLKATLAVRSIKTVHAWDPSPDNLAAFGKTVAQLGIAYRAHKNREDAVRLSDILVTVTPSTKPLVEREWVVPGTHISAMGADTRGKQELDSELVSAAALFVDEIAQSLSIGEFQHAYAQGMIGESDIRGSIGAVIAGMAEGRRSADEITIFDGTGVSLQDLVVADLAVRRATERGLGSRVEF, via the coding sequence ATGCTAGTCATTTCCGAAACACTTGCTCGGGATCTTGTGGCCATCGAGGAGGCCTTGGAGGCGGTCGAGCAGACCTTCTCCGCCATGGCCCGCGGCTTAGCCAGGAACTACCCTGTCGTGCGGGAAGTGGTCGGCTACGCGGATGCTGTATTCGGCGTAAAGACCGGCGCGGACAATTCTGTGCCGTTTCTCGGCCTCAAGGCTGGGGGCTACTGGCCGCACAATCTGGCACGTGGATTGACCAATCATCAGTCCTCGACCCTGCTCTTCGATCCCGATACAGGACGGGCTTCGGCTCTGGTTAGCGCCAATTACTTGACAGGCATCCGCACCGGGGCGGCAAGCGCGATCGCCACGAAGCACCTGTCGCGCCCGGATTGCGAGTCGCTCGGGATCATCGGGACGGGCACCCAATCTGTCTATCAGCTCAAGGCGACCCTGGCTGTCCGCAGCATTAAGACCGTCCACGCTTGGGATCCCTCGCCAGACAATCTGGCCGCCTTCGGCAAGACGGTTGCCCAGCTTGGCATTGCCTACCGCGCCCACAAAAACCGCGAGGACGCCGTCCGGCTCTCTGACATCCTCGTCACCGTCACGCCCTCCACCAAGCCGCTCGTCGAAAGGGAGTGGGTTGTGCCCGGAACCCATATTTCCGCCATGGGGGCAGATACGCGGGGCAAGCAAGAGCTCGATTCGGAGCTTGTCTCCGCCGCGGCGCTCTTCGTCGACGAGATAGCGCAGTCGCTCAGCATAGGCGAATTTCAGCATGCTTACGCGCAGGGCATGATCGGGGAAAGTGACATCCGCGGTTCGATCGGCGCCGTCATTGCAGGCATGGCCGAGGGACGCCGATCGGCGGACGAGATTACAATTTTCGACGGCACCGGCGTATCCCTTCAGGACCTGGTTGTGGCAGATCTTGCTGTGCGGCGCGCGACCGAACGAGGCCTTGGATCGCGAGTGGAATTCTGA
- a CDS encoding plasmid partitioning protein RepB C-terminal domain-containing protein, with the protein MTQAENCPILKDSRHSVHLTGDLREPAGPLHKYVFLRTYKNQSERMRCFIREANASRERLDSVVEALRELLAIDAFRALLKAEGFAMMPRTLADRILGEQPATRIAEARPDHAVTARHQIVGGICQEVLDLLQDCVVPPKMFGLLRQVVPGRQSEIARLMLALERVKLNTARVFIALTPQSQLVDTSTPRNQFAGIAAAQLSAMETELAGLSQEFLLSAGRHGLWNLEHVAAQGFLNRLMDSPRVVRYLAQKFPAHLAEFQNVLEAAPRN; encoded by the coding sequence ATGACGCAAGCGGAAAACTGTCCCATTCTGAAGGACAGCCGACACTCTGTTCATCTGACCGGCGATTTGCGGGAGCCTGCGGGACCACTTCATAAATACGTGTTCCTTAGGACCTACAAAAACCAGAGCGAACGGATGCGGTGTTTCATCCGAGAGGCGAATGCGTCACGGGAGCGCCTGGACAGCGTCGTCGAAGCGCTCCGGGAGCTGCTGGCTATTGACGCGTTTCGGGCACTGCTGAAAGCGGAAGGCTTCGCGATGATGCCAAGAACACTTGCGGACAGAATTCTGGGCGAACAACCGGCTACCCGAATTGCCGAAGCAAGGCCGGACCACGCCGTAACCGCGAGACATCAGATTGTCGGAGGAATCTGTCAGGAAGTCCTCGACCTCTTGCAGGATTGCGTCGTACCGCCGAAAATGTTCGGTCTGTTGCGCCAGGTCGTGCCAGGTCGGCAGAGCGAGATTGCCCGGCTCATGCTCGCGCTGGAAAGGGTGAAGCTCAATACTGCAAGGGTTTTCATCGCACTCACGCCGCAGTCACAGCTCGTGGACACTTCGACCCCCCGCAACCAGTTCGCAGGCATCGCTGCCGCCCAACTGTCGGCAATGGAAACAGAGCTTGCCGGGTTGAGCCAAGAGTTTCTGCTCAGTGCCGGGCGCCACGGGTTGTGGAACCTCGAACATGTGGCGGCACAAGGGTTTCTCAACCGACTGATGGATAGCCCCAGGGTGGTGCGGTATCTCGCCCAGAAATTCCCGGCGCATCTGGCGGAATTCCAAAACGTTTTGGAAGCAGCTCCGCGCAACTGA
- a CDS encoding carbohydrate porin yields the protein MRGRLLALALIFSASAASAQDPARSSSASDTTSTDPTRRVFQLVLPADHRLGDWAGLRQTLENAGITANLGLVTDLAGNPSGGRSKGVTAPTSVELSLLADLDKIAGISGGSLFMSTSERWGRSLSADYVGNVFSAQQIYGFQTWRLIDLSYQQQLFDDRLELRLGRFAATDDFMVSAYSCGLVSNAFCGNPFGILIDAPGISAYTGAWGALAKVKPTPRSYIMGAVYNGDPEVRADEHHGLDFSIHGPAFAMAEVGYQINGQPGDSQFLGNYKLGAWYDGNRLTEFQSGDPVHGSWGFYGIFDQVIVPFGAPGSNRGLGVFGSLTLAPSPNKQPLSAFFTAGISARGFFDSRPRDAISLGFAYGRFSDDLRRAQREGQLPGPIGGQGREGVLEASYRIDVRDGAMFVQPDIQYIMHPGGTDAVKNAVVVGAQVGINF from the coding sequence ATGAGGGGCCGCCTTCTTGCGCTCGCGCTCATTTTCTCCGCGTCGGCAGCTTCGGCTCAGGACCCTGCTCGCAGCAGCAGTGCCAGCGACACGACCTCGACCGACCCCACAAGGCGCGTCTTCCAACTCGTGTTGCCAGCGGACCACAGGTTGGGCGACTGGGCCGGGCTGCGGCAAACACTCGAAAACGCCGGGATCACAGCCAATCTAGGCTTGGTTACCGACTTAGCGGGCAATCCCAGTGGCGGCCGTTCCAAGGGCGTGACCGCCCCGACAAGCGTCGAGCTTAGCCTCTTGGCTGACCTCGATAAGATCGCGGGGATAAGCGGCGGCTCACTCTTCATGTCGACCTCCGAGCGATGGGGTCGAAGCCTGTCCGCGGATTATGTAGGAAACGTCTTCAGCGCACAGCAGATCTACGGATTCCAAACCTGGCGATTGATCGATCTTTCCTATCAGCAGCAGCTGTTCGACGACCGCCTCGAGCTTCGTCTTGGACGCTTCGCCGCGACGGATGACTTCATGGTTTCAGCCTACAGCTGCGGTTTGGTTTCCAACGCCTTTTGCGGCAACCCATTCGGCATCCTGATCGATGCGCCAGGAATTAGCGCCTACACAGGGGCTTGGGGGGCTCTGGCGAAGGTCAAGCCGACGCCGCGCAGCTATATTATGGGCGCCGTATACAATGGCGATCCAGAGGTCCGCGCCGACGAGCACCACGGTCTCGACTTTTCTATACACGGGCCGGCTTTTGCGATGGCCGAGGTTGGTTATCAGATCAACGGACAGCCGGGCGATAGTCAATTCCTTGGAAATTACAAGCTCGGAGCCTGGTATGATGGCAATCGGCTTACGGAGTTCCAGTCGGGAGATCCGGTTCACGGGAGTTGGGGTTTTTACGGCATTTTCGACCAAGTGATTGTGCCGTTCGGCGCTCCGGGCAGCAATCGTGGCCTCGGTGTGTTCGGTTCGTTGACGTTGGCGCCGAGTCCTAACAAGCAGCCGTTATCAGCTTTTTTCACGGCGGGTATTTCGGCGCGCGGTTTCTTTGACAGCCGACCGCGAGACGCTATTAGCCTAGGCTTTGCATACGGTCGCTTCAGTGACGACCTGCGCCGGGCTCAACGCGAGGGGCAATTGCCTGGTCCTATCGGCGGTCAAGGCCGTGAGGGCGTTCTGGAGGCCAGTTACCGTATCGACGTCAGGGACGGTGCGATGTTTGTCCAGCCCGACATTCAATATATCATGCATCCGGGAGGCACCGACGCTGTCAAGAACGCGGTGGTAGTGGGCGCGCAGGTCGGTATCAATTTCTGA
- a CDS encoding NAD(P)/FAD-dependent oxidoreductase, whose protein sequence is MTESNRSIPARTATNFDVLVIGAGPAGAMAALRAADLGARTALVTSAQFGGMAAHDGPVPVRTLARAARLISEARRLKEYGIEVGNPALDYQRLLARVREVVDDVVAHSSSREQLEMLGVSVIEHAGTVRFNDPHTVVTSAGLRLRADKIILCVGGVTRQLPVPGFELTSDHTSVFGATSAPDSMLVVGGGSTAVQIASIFCAFGSRVQVFEAGPRILANEDDDVSAAIAAAFRKVGVVVSQDFGAIVSFEKTPTGVRMNFAKGGKQSSAEAAIAVAAIGRAADTRGLNLSSAGVLLDGRGFVKVDDYLRTSTPHILAAGDVTGRLMVVPSAIRDGFVAATNALRGAGERASERIDVSASFTHPEYARAGLTEVEARREHDVLTSTVRFDSTMRTIIDGRKDGFCKLVVDRRTAKILGCHCVGELAGELAQTAAVAISAGMRVDELVRVQMAFPTYVGNLAYAAADAARQLELGVGNQHIGTRGDLYENLRQWDDRRKIVEVAV, encoded by the coding sequence ATGACTGAATCCAATCGCAGCATCCCCGCGCGTACGGCAACGAATTTCGACGTCCTCGTCATTGGCGCAGGCCCGGCAGGCGCCATGGCCGCCCTTCGGGCAGCAGACCTCGGGGCGCGAACAGCGCTGGTCACCAGCGCCCAATTCGGGGGCATGGCCGCACACGACGGCCCCGTCCCGGTGCGTACACTCGCACGCGCCGCTCGGCTGATCAGCGAAGCTCGACGGCTGAAAGAGTACGGCATCGAGGTGGGTAACCCAGCGCTCGACTACCAGCGCCTGCTAGCGCGGGTGCGCGAGGTTGTCGATGACGTCGTCGCGCATTCTTCTTCGCGCGAGCAGCTCGAGATGCTTGGAGTGAGCGTCATTGAGCACGCCGGCACCGTGCGGTTTAACGATCCTCATACCGTCGTCACCTCGGCAGGACTGCGGCTGCGGGCGGATAAAATCATTCTCTGTGTTGGGGGGGTCACCAGACAACTGCCGGTCCCTGGGTTTGAGCTGACAAGCGACCATACAAGCGTTTTCGGTGCGACTTCCGCACCCGACTCGATGCTGGTTGTCGGCGGTGGCTCGACGGCTGTGCAAATCGCCTCGATATTCTGTGCGTTCGGCTCCCGCGTTCAGGTGTTCGAGGCGGGTCCCCGCATCCTCGCAAACGAGGATGACGATGTGTCGGCCGCGATTGCCGCAGCATTCCGAAAGGTCGGGGTCGTGGTCAGCCAAGACTTTGGCGCGATCGTGTCCTTCGAAAAGACCCCCACCGGAGTGCGAATGAACTTCGCGAAGGGCGGCAAACAGTCGAGCGCGGAGGCCGCGATTGCCGTCGCGGCGATCGGCAGGGCTGCGGACACCAGAGGACTTAACCTCTCGTCGGCGGGAGTCCTGCTCGACGGTCGAGGATTCGTAAAGGTCGATGACTACTTGCGGACTTCCACGCCGCATATCCTCGCGGCCGGCGATGTCACGGGCCGACTGATGGTGGTTCCGTCGGCGATACGGGACGGCTTCGTCGCTGCGACCAACGCCCTGCGCGGCGCGGGTGAAAGGGCTTCGGAGCGCATCGACGTCAGCGCCAGCTTTACGCATCCGGAATATGCGCGGGCTGGCCTTACAGAAGTTGAGGCACGTCGTGAGCACGATGTGTTGACCTCTACCGTCCGCTTTGACTCGACCATGCGCACGATCATCGACGGCCGCAAGGACGGGTTTTGCAAGCTGGTCGTAGATCGCAGAACCGCGAAAATACTCGGTTGTCACTGCGTCGGTGAGTTGGCCGGGGAACTCGCTCAGACCGCTGCCGTCGCGATTTCCGCGGGCATGCGGGTGGACGAACTGGTGCGGGTCCAAATGGCGTTCCCCACATATGTCGGGAACCTCGCTTACGCCGCCGCGGACGCTGCCCGCCAACTCGAGTTGGGTGTTGGCAACCAGCACATTGGAACAAGAGGTGATCTCTACGAGAATCTTCGCCAATGGGATGATCGGCGCAAGATTGTGGAGGTTGCTGTATGA
- a CDS encoding High-affinity nickel transporter has product MLVVLAALLAGFLHVLSGPDHMAAIAPYAIQGKARAWRTGVRWGFGHSAGVLGVGLLLLTLRDRIGIEALSSWGERGVGLMLIAIGLWGLRKAIDVRRAKIDHENHKHSVHGHIAFGVGTIHGLAGSSHLLGIVPALLLPSATAAAAYLIFFGVGTIAAMGGFAFAVGSIAVPPVARGAAGQSALMGVCSVLALGVGAFWLISAFGIHTAASLVALVTP; this is encoded by the coding sequence ATGTTAGTCGTCCTAGCAGCGCTGCTCGCCGGGTTCCTTCATGTCCTGTCGGGCCCCGATCACATGGCAGCGATAGCGCCTTACGCCATACAAGGAAAAGCGCGCGCCTGGCGCACCGGCGTTCGGTGGGGCTTCGGGCACAGCGCAGGTGTCCTCGGTGTCGGGCTCCTCCTACTCACGTTGCGCGACCGCATCGGAATCGAGGCGCTCTCGTCATGGGGCGAGCGCGGCGTCGGCCTCATGCTCATTGCAATCGGGCTCTGGGGGCTTCGCAAGGCGATCGACGTGCGGCGCGCCAAAATAGATCACGAAAACCATAAGCATTCGGTTCATGGGCATATAGCTTTTGGCGTCGGAACGATTCACGGTCTGGCAGGCAGCTCGCATCTGCTGGGAATCGTTCCAGCTCTCCTCTTGCCCTCCGCCACGGCTGCCGCTGCTTACCTGATTTTCTTCGGCGTCGGGACGATTGCTGCGATGGGGGGATTTGCGTTCGCGGTCGGATCGATCGCCGTGCCTCCTGTTGCTCGCGGCGCTGCCGGACAAAGTGCCCTGATGGGCGTGTGCTCCGTCCTTGCTCTCGGTGTCGGCGCATTCTGGCTGATTTCGGCTTTTGGGATCCACACGGCCGCAAGCCTAGTCGCTTTGGTAACACCATGA
- a CDS encoding tetratricopeptide repeat protein, whose translation MIEPERYTSGKIALVNLSASIDALESRRTHSATFDELVGLSKLLFVRGDVLGCIADHDRAESIANEAVAMCAGTAGALHVSAKLAARFHRFREAENLLNQALAMRHPRNEIDAQRAALLQATGRFEEALMLRERLAEQDPSIQTIGALASLLAEMGQWTAAEQSYSNALGTDDGVSPFPAAQLLFEWGVSAMRRGKLDKAETVLAELGVILPAHVPGRGHRAEIALARGDLDRAMALIAPLIETSDDPEYRAIYAEILAAGGDDRTDDEAEHAVRDYEMLLARRPAAYADHAAAFFMGVGKRPQRALELASANWKLRNTPRSRSLLAKARRSARAASTLTEYRAC comes from the coding sequence ATGATCGAGCCGGAACGTTACACAAGCGGCAAGATCGCTCTCGTCAACCTTTCTGCCTCAATTGATGCGCTCGAATCCAGGCGTACCCATTCCGCTACCTTCGATGAGCTAGTCGGTCTTTCCAAGCTATTGTTCGTGCGTGGAGACGTGTTGGGCTGCATAGCCGATCATGATCGAGCGGAATCGATTGCGAATGAAGCGGTAGCGATGTGCGCCGGCACAGCGGGCGCGCTCCATGTATCGGCGAAACTGGCCGCCCGCTTCCATCGATTTCGCGAAGCCGAGAACCTGCTTAATCAGGCGCTCGCCATGCGTCACCCGCGCAATGAGATTGACGCTCAAAGAGCTGCGCTGCTCCAGGCAACCGGGCGCTTCGAAGAGGCCTTGATGCTGCGCGAACGGCTCGCGGAACAAGATCCGAGCATTCAGACGATCGGAGCGCTTGCGTCGCTGCTTGCCGAAATGGGCCAGTGGACGGCGGCAGAACAAAGCTATTCGAACGCGCTCGGAACGGATGATGGCGTGTCGCCATTTCCCGCTGCCCAGTTGCTGTTCGAGTGGGGTGTGAGCGCGATGCGCCGCGGTAAGCTCGACAAGGCGGAAACCGTTCTTGCTGAACTCGGCGTGATCCTGCCGGCCCATGTGCCCGGCCGCGGACACCGCGCCGAAATAGCGCTCGCGCGCGGTGACCTGGATCGTGCGATGGCCTTAATTGCGCCCCTCATCGAGACATCCGACGATCCTGAATATCGCGCGATATATGCGGAGATCCTGGCCGCTGGCGGTGACGATAGGACGGATGACGAAGCCGAACACGCAGTTCGAGATTACGAGATGCTGCTCGCGCGGCGACCGGCGGCTTATGCCGATCACGCGGCCGCCTTCTTCATGGGTGTCGGCAAGCGGCCGCAACGTGCGCTCGAGCTTGCCTCTGCCAATTGGAAACTTCGCAACACTCCCCGGTCGCGAAGCCTTCTCGCGAAGGCGCGGCGGAGCGCGCGAGCAGCCTCGACGCTGACGGAGTACCGGGCATGTTAG